The Arachis ipaensis cultivar K30076 chromosome B03, Araip1.1, whole genome shotgun sequence region ATAAGAATCAGCTTATTATTTTGGTCTGTCAACTCAACATCAACTGACTTCGCTTGAAATGAAGCTGAATACATTGTATTCTATTTCATTCCACTAGAAGTATAAATGAGCTCTGATAGGATAGGAGAAAATGGTTCATAGCACTTAAATGGACAAGATTCTTTCATTGACTGACTATGTTAAAGAATTATTATAATACATAACTATTAACACCCTTTGGGTGCAACCCTTTCCCGGATCCTATGTTAATCTGGAATGCTTGTGCACCGAGCTGCCCTTTATAACTAATTATAAGAGAGATTAGCTGCATAAAATCAGCCATGGAGTCCTGTGGCATGACTAATCTCTTGAACAAAAGTTTTGCTTGAGACAATGATTTTACTTTTCAGAATTTTGCGTTCAATAAGGACTATTACGATTTCTGATACCTCAGCCAAATTGATAAGTGATTAACTAAATTCCCTTGTGCAGAGGTAAGTTATCAATAATAAGTGTTCTGGTGACTGACACCCTCACAGATTAATTTCAAAATTAAGTGACTTGTCAGAAAATATTACTTAGAATGAACAGGTTTTCAATGCTGCCAACTTTTAGTTGCAAAATAATTTATTAAGTGATACTTGAAATCTATTATATATGCACCCCTATGTGAGCTTGGAAGGTCATAATAAAATAAGTTGAGCTTTCAAAAGAAAATTCTGAAAGCATGTTCCATATAGTTTTATTTCTAGATTTTCATTTATGGCTCAATGGACTGCAAATGGCGTTCAAAGTTGATTCTATGTATGTTTAAACCAGCTGCtacattataaaattgattccCACTATGCATGATCTAAACTTTAGCCAGATGCTCTCTTGTTTAGTTAAGAACTTCAGatgtaaaaaaaagggaaaaaagggaaaaaagaaagaaagaaataatgtaGGTTAGTTTGATTATGATAAAGTATCATTGCATAATTGTACAGGATATCTGTAAGTGGTCCTATTGTATAGTCTTATACATTAATACATATAACAACAAAGAAGAGTCTCATAGCCCCATGTCATCTCTACAACTCTTGGAATTGAAATGTTTAAAGGGGAAAAAAAACCAATTTTACTATATGCCTATATATCTACAGCCTACATTATGAGCTTTAAGCCTATAATGTGTTTTTGATAAACACCTAGACATACGGAAAAATAAATTATCTCATTTTCGTTGATCCAATTTTATACTTATTATTAATGTATCTAACTGTAAGGGCTAATAAAAAAAGGACACATTAGCAAAACTGATTAACTTGATAACAGGATAAAACTCTTACATTGATAGTACACCAAAACTAATTAATGTAAAAGAGTACAAGAACATAGCACATAATACTAGATTACCCTACCATGCCTAATATAACACACTGAACAACAGAAAAGGCTCCTTTTCATACCTGGAGAAAGTATAGAAAATAATCGAATGTACATGATCACGATATCAGAATTGACTGGATCTTTATTCACAACACAAATCTTATGACGTATTAACAGCAGCAACCTTTTCCTGAAGCTTTAATATCCGGGCCTAAtgtaaaccaaaaaagaaaacaattatTCAAGCACAATAGCCAATTCAAAATTGTATACATGAATCTAACCAAGATCTCAAGAATACAGACGGGACAGTAGAAAGAAGAGTGAAATACACACTATTAGAATATCCAAAGTCAAAGACTCAATGCTACCTTGAATGATTTAGAGCGACGGATCAAAGGATCTATGTCTAAAGAAGCTAAATATGATTGTTCTGCTGATTCGAATTCATTCAATGCCAAGAAGGCATCACCTTGGCAAATATAAGCCTGCAAAGTGAATTAAGAAATCTGGTGACAAGTTTCTACAACAATACAAGTGCATTTAAATTCAAGACAAACCCTTAAATGATAAGTTATATCTAAATATCAGCCTCTGTTTGTTTCGTCATAAGCAGAGCAAATACAAATGAGAAAATAACATTTTAGGCATTTATATGGAAGGTCCAAGAACACATGAATCAAGAGTTAGTGACCTCAGAATAGCGAGGAGCTAAGTTCAAAGCCTCCCTAGCATCTTGAAGGGCCCCACGGTAGTTGCCTAATTCCAACCTTACAACTGACCTGAATCAATATAATACGAAACAGTTTCAGTCCAATATCATCATAATCAAGTTTAAAGTGGTGATTGTTGAAGAATTACCTGCATTTAAAGAGGACATGCATGCCACCAAAGGGTTCTGAATCTATAGCCTGTGAGAGAAGCAACTCAGCTTCACTCAAATTTCGATTCTGGAACTCAATCTCCGCTCTCTTCCTCAAAGCCAGGGCCTCCAAACTGCTCGTGGCATCGGCATCATCTCTGGAAAACAAGGTGGCCACGAGCTGAGCCGCCTGAGCTGGTGTGCCGCAATGGGCGACGATGAAGCCGTCGGGGAGGATTGCCAAGTTAGGGCCGGCGCCGCAGCGGCCCAAGCAGCCGCAGGAATTGACGGCGAGGTTGGGAGGAGCGAGGGCAGAGAGGGTTTCGAGAGTCTGAAAAGATCCCTGTTTGCGGCAAGTGCGGTTGGTACAGACTCGAATTTCTTGTGCATGTGCCATGGCGCCTGAACTGTGCTTCGGAAATACCAATGGCAAGAGCGTGCCACTCTGGAGCGCCATCTCTTTCCGCCTCACCCCCACTCCATAGTCCATATATTTCTTATTTGTAAATTTAAACCATTCAATTATatcatttttcttatttgtttTATTTGTAAATTTACatcattaaattttattattttttgttattatttaattattaatttaataatatactttattttatattttttaatattaataactaaataataataaaaaataataaattttaaataattttcttgCACTCTTTTTATTATGCACTATTTGCCAAGCacatttaatattaaatttagGTGAAAACTCAGTACGGTCAACTTCATATAAAGTTGATAACTAAGAGTTGTGTTAGATAAAAATTTTGTTAAATCAGTGTAATTATTTAACGACTCTCTgttattaacttcacgtgaaattgactACATCTGAATTTGCACCTTAAATTTATTAGTTAATGTGCCATGGTGTACAAAAATTTCTACGATAATAATGCTTTTGAACTAATAATAACCTATTCATAAATAGAAAACTATTTTATCTTCGACCGAAAAAAACTCTAGATATTATA contains the following coding sequences:
- the LOC107634831 gene encoding small glutamine-rich tetratricopeptide repeat-containing protein alpha isoform X1 — its product is MDYGVGVRRKEMALQSGTLLPLVFPKHSSGAMAHAQEIRVCTNRTCRKQGSFQTLETLSALAPPNLAVNSCGCLGRCGAGPNLAILPDGFIVAHCGTPAQAAQLVATLFSRDDADATSSLEALALRKRAEIEFQNRNLSEAELLLSQAIDSEPFGGMHVLFKCRSVVRLELGNYRGALQDAREALNLAPRYSEAYICQGDAFLALNEFESAEQSYLASLDIDPLIRRSKSFKARILKLQEKVAAVNTS
- the LOC107634831 gene encoding uncharacterized protein LOC107634831 isoform X2, encoding MDYGVGVRRKEMALQSGTLLPLVFPKHSSGAMAHAQEIRVCTNRTCRKQGSFQTLETLSALAPPNLAVNSCGCLGRCGAGPNLAILPDGFIVAHCGTPAQAAQLVATLFSRDDADATSSLEALALRKRAEIEFQNRNLSEAELLLSQAIDSEPFGGMHVLFKCRSVVRLELGNYRGALQDAREALNLAPRYSEAYICQGDAFLALNEFESAEQSYLASLDIDPLIRRSKSFKVALSL